A window from Sediminispirochaeta bajacaliforniensis DSM 16054 encodes these proteins:
- the accB gene encoding acetyl-CoA carboxylase biotin carboxyl carrier protein yields MDIKEITMLIDHLEKTSLVELEFKTGDTQLSLRKKEAFARPIDGAPVPSGQSQQNLAEENETEIQEGEYIASPIVGTFYRSPSPDSPAYIEEGSTVRSGQTICIIEAMKAMNELEAEYDCKILSILVENGQMVEYGTPLFSVERV; encoded by the coding sequence ATGGATATTAAAGAGATTACCATGTTAATAGATCACCTTGAAAAAACCTCACTTGTTGAGTTGGAATTTAAAACAGGCGATACGCAACTGTCGCTTCGTAAAAAAGAGGCTTTTGCCCGACCCATAGATGGGGCTCCTGTTCCTTCCGGTCAGTCGCAGCAAAATTTGGCGGAAGAAAATGAGACTGAAATTCAGGAGGGTGAATATATAGCCTCTCCAATTGTCGGCACTTTTTACCGTTCCCCCAGCCCCGATTCTCCGGCCTACATCGAAGAGGGGAGTACGGTAAGGTCCGGACAAACCATCTGCATCATAGAGGCTATGAAAGCCATGAACGAGCTGGAGGCTGAATACGACTGCAAGATCCTTTCTATTCTTGTGGAAAACGGGCAGATGGTGGAATATGGAACGCCGCTTTTTTCCGTCGAACGAGTCTAA
- a CDS encoding chemotaxis protein CheW, with the protein MQFLTFMLSEEVYGVEVSKVREVLEVIDITKVPRMPPFMRGVINLRGGVVPVVDLAMKFGMDAIVNTVNTCIIVLEVEVNGDLVVVGALADSVREVIELDLSQIEPAPRIGTTLNTEFIEGIGKRDDEFIIILTIDRIFSVSEITAVKTGVQEEEEEEVSEEDEKISQTEEDG; encoded by the coding sequence ATGCAATTTCTTACCTTTATGCTATCCGAAGAAGTATACGGTGTTGAGGTTTCCAAAGTACGGGAAGTTTTGGAAGTTATCGATATCACCAAGGTTCCCCGAATGCCACCCTTCATGCGGGGGGTTATCAATCTTCGCGGGGGGGTGGTGCCCGTTGTCGATCTCGCCATGAAATTTGGGATGGATGCCATCGTCAATACCGTTAATACCTGTATTATTGTTCTCGAGGTTGAGGTGAACGGTGATCTTGTGGTTGTCGGGGCTCTTGCAGATTCCGTCAGGGAGGTGATTGAGCTCGATCTTTCCCAGATTGAACCGGCTCCCCGTATCGGGACAACCCTCAACACAGAATTTATCGAGGGGATCGGAAAGCGCGACGATGAGTTTATTATCATCCTGACTATAGATCGGATCTTTTCCGTCTCCGAGATTACGGCGGTAAAAACCGGGGTACAGGAAGAAGAGGAAGAAGAAGTTTCAGAGGAAGATGAGAAAATTTCTCAGACCGAGGAAGACGGGTAG
- a CDS encoding acetyl-CoA carboxylase carboxyltransferase subunit alpha, whose product MKNKAFEKKLKELKRLAAEEHMGVFEELSRIETKYLGNGRQGNAWERVELARNSSRPTSLDYIEMLFDDFLELKGDRSFGDDPAMIGGIGFFSGRAVTVVGHQKGRNLKENLYRNYGMANPEGYRKALRLIKEAEKFGRPVITFIDTPGAYPGLSSEERGIGEAIARNLKELSRVSVPIICIIIGEGGSGGALGIGVGDEVYMLENAVYSVITPEGCASILLRDASKAKLAAELMKMTASDLLDLGVISGIISEGPGGAHESPEATAANIRIVLERRIDYLTRRNSSRLVADRSARLLSMGSIAERSGEAFSILQKEKGGILSRFFGRKKR is encoded by the coding sequence ATGAAAAACAAAGCCTTTGAAAAGAAACTAAAGGAACTCAAACGCCTTGCTGCGGAAGAGCATATGGGCGTGTTTGAAGAACTTTCCCGAATCGAAACCAAGTATCTTGGAAACGGCAGGCAGGGAAACGCCTGGGAACGGGTGGAGCTTGCACGAAACTCCTCCCGTCCGACCAGCCTCGACTACATAGAGATGCTCTTCGACGATTTTCTTGAATTAAAGGGAGATCGTTCGTTTGGAGACGATCCGGCTATGATCGGTGGAATTGGCTTTTTCAGCGGGAGGGCCGTTACCGTTGTCGGACACCAGAAAGGGAGAAATCTTAAGGAGAATCTTTACCGTAATTACGGTATGGCTAACCCTGAAGGCTATCGAAAGGCACTTCGTTTGATCAAGGAGGCTGAAAAATTCGGCAGGCCCGTCATCACCTTTATTGATACGCCGGGAGCCTATCCCGGGCTTTCTTCCGAGGAGCGGGGAATAGGGGAGGCCATAGCCCGCAATCTGAAAGAGCTTAGTCGTGTCAGCGTTCCGATCATCTGTATCATCATAGGGGAAGGAGGCAGCGGCGGTGCATTGGGAATCGGAGTAGGAGATGAGGTCTACATGCTGGAAAATGCGGTCTATTCCGTCATTACTCCAGAGGGATGCGCTTCTATTCTTCTTCGGGACGCTTCAAAAGCAAAGCTGGCTGCGGAACTGATGAAAATGACTGCTTCCGATCTTTTGGATCTTGGTGTGATCTCCGGCATTATTTCGGAAGGACCGGGAGGCGCCCACGAAAGCCCCGAGGCAACTGCCGCAAACATTCGTATTGTGCTGGAACGACGAATTGATTACCTAACCCGGCGAAACAGTTCCCGGCTGGTTGCCGATCGTTCGGCCCGGCTCCTTTCCATGGGAAGTATCGCCGAACGGAGTGGCGAGGCTTTTTCGATTCTTCAGAAAGAGAAGGGTGGGATATTGAGCAGATTTTTCGGTCGAAAGAAGCGGTAA
- the accD gene encoding acetyl-CoA carboxylase, carboxyltransferase subunit beta: MKFLDAFKGLFSPGEGSDKRKNRVELKPGGGEKSGAVRDERSFVENQHSCPSCHLHIELADLKKNLFVCPGCGHHFAVTAWERIEMLADPDSFTEADGALETADPIAFPGYAEKLTASRQKAKMNEAIVTGVCSVNSRELALGVMSFSFMGGSMGAVVGEKIVRLCSVAVQRHIPLLLFTASGGARMQEGIISLMQMARTSHAVALLEEKGLPFFIVFTHPTTGGVTASFAMLGNIILAEPGALIGFAGPRVIESTIRQKLPEGFQRAEFQEQKGFVDRVCPRSELRKTITLLIDAHRPYDLSRQSG; this comes from the coding sequence ATGAAATTCCTTGACGCATTTAAGGGGCTGTTTTCGCCCGGAGAAGGAAGCGATAAGCGCAAAAACAGGGTCGAGCTAAAGCCCGGCGGAGGCGAAAAAAGCGGTGCCGTTCGAGATGAACGCAGCTTTGTAGAGAATCAACACTCCTGTCCCAGCTGCCATCTGCACATCGAATTAGCGGATTTGAAGAAGAATCTCTTTGTCTGTCCCGGCTGCGGCCACCATTTTGCCGTTACTGCATGGGAGCGAATCGAAATGCTTGCCGATCCCGATTCCTTTACAGAGGCCGATGGTGCTCTCGAAACAGCCGATCCTATTGCCTTTCCGGGATATGCGGAAAAACTAACGGCATCGAGGCAAAAAGCAAAGATGAACGAGGCCATTGTCACCGGTGTTTGTTCCGTCAACTCCAGGGAGCTTGCCCTTGGCGTTATGAGCTTTTCCTTTATGGGGGGAAGTATGGGCGCTGTTGTCGGAGAAAAGATAGTGCGGTTATGTTCTGTTGCGGTTCAGCGGCATATTCCTCTTTTACTTTTTACCGCTTCCGGGGGAGCACGAATGCAAGAGGGAATCATCTCTCTGATGCAAATGGCAAGAACCAGTCACGCTGTTGCCCTTCTTGAAGAAAAGGGGCTTCCTTTCTTCATTGTCTTTACCCATCCGACCACTGGAGGAGTCACGGCCAGCTTTGCAATGTTGGGTAATATCATCCTTGCCGAACCTGGTGCCTTGATCGGCTTTGCGGGGCCGCGGGTGATAGAATCGACTATACGTCAGAAACTTCCGGAGGGGTTTCAGCGTGCTGAATTCCAGGAGCAGAAAGGATTTGTCGATCGAGTTTGTCCCCGTTCAGAGCTACGGAAGACCATAACTCTGTTGATCGATGCTCACCGTCCCTATGATCTTTCCCGTCAGAGCGGATGA
- a CDS encoding acetyl-CoA carboxylase biotin carboxylase subunit, whose translation MIHRLLVANRGEIAVRVIRSCRELDIEAVAVYSEADKDSLHVRMADRAVCIGKADSKSSYLNKRNLIAAAVASGCDAVHPGVGFLSENADFAADVEKAGLIFIGPRPETIAFLGDKVAAKRTAQEAGLPVIPGSEGAVEDEEAALSFARKVGFPVIVKAASGGGGKGMRIVRDESQLASAMKIAGHEAETAFSDGTLYLEKYLENPRHVEVQLLGDGKGNVVHLGERDCSMQLRHQKLVEESPSPGISPAIREDMCSNSVRLFEKLSYRGAGTIEFLFDGENYYFMEVNARVQVEHPVSEMVSGVDVIKAQIRGAVGEELGFSQKDINIKGSSIECRINALAPGTVSYYLPPGGVSVRVDSFLYPGYKVPPYYDAMVAKLIVHGSTRREAINRMLRALDEFEIDGLSVNLATQKQIISSPIFQSGRFGTSALETILKEV comes from the coding sequence ATGATACATCGTTTACTCGTTGCAAACCGGGGCGAAATAGCCGTTCGGGTTATTCGAAGTTGCAGAGAGCTCGATATTGAGGCCGTTGCCGTCTATTCTGAGGCCGATAAAGATTCTCTTCATGTACGAATGGCGGACAGGGCTGTTTGCATAGGAAAAGCCGATTCTAAGAGTAGTTATCTCAACAAAAGGAACCTGATAGCCGCAGCAGTGGCCAGTGGTTGTGATGCCGTGCATCCCGGTGTCGGATTCCTCAGTGAAAATGCGGATTTTGCGGCCGACGTAGAGAAGGCGGGGCTCATATTTATCGGTCCGCGGCCCGAAACGATTGCCTTTCTCGGTGATAAGGTAGCTGCTAAGCGTACCGCTCAGGAAGCAGGCCTTCCCGTAATTCCCGGCAGCGAAGGTGCCGTTGAGGATGAAGAGGCAGCTCTTTCCTTTGCACGAAAGGTGGGCTTTCCGGTTATCGTGAAGGCTGCCAGCGGAGGGGGCGGAAAGGGAATGCGCATTGTTCGTGATGAATCGCAGCTTGCTTCCGCCATGAAGATTGCCGGACATGAAGCGGAAACAGCCTTTTCCGACGGTACCCTCTATCTTGAGAAATATCTGGAAAATCCTCGTCATGTCGAGGTTCAGCTTCTCGGCGACGGAAAAGGGAACGTCGTTCATCTCGGTGAGCGAGATTGTTCGATGCAGCTCAGGCATCAAAAACTGGTTGAGGAGAGCCCTTCTCCCGGCATATCGCCCGCAATACGAGAAGATATGTGTAGCAACTCGGTTCGTCTCTTTGAAAAGCTCTCCTATAGGGGAGCCGGTACCATTGAATTCCTTTTCGATGGTGAAAACTATTACTTCATGGAGGTAAACGCCAGGGTACAGGTGGAACATCCCGTTAGTGAAATGGTGAGCGGTGTGGATGTCATAAAGGCACAGATCCGTGGTGCTGTGGGGGAAGAGTTGGGTTTCAGCCAAAAGGATATCAATATCAAAGGCTCTTCGATCGAATGCCGAATCAATGCACTGGCTCCGGGAACCGTTTCATATTATCTTCCTCCCGGTGGTGTTTCCGTTCGGGTCGACAGCTTTCTTTATCCCGGCTACAAGGTTCCTCCCTATTATGATGCAATGGTTGCTAAGCTGATTGTCCACGGCTCCACTCGCCGAGAGGCGATCAATCGCATGCTTCGGGCTTTAGACGAGTTTGAAATCGATGGTCTTTCCGTGAACCTTGCAACCCAGAAGCAAATCATATCCAGTCCGATCTTCCAAAGTGGTCGTTTCGGGACTTCTGCCCTTGAGACCATTCTTAAGGAGGTGTGA